A genomic region of Planococcus kocurii contains the following coding sequences:
- the fapR gene encoding transcription factor FapR, with the protein MKRPKKQRQQALKDSIKENPFVTDEELSVAFDVSVQTIRLDRMELAIPELRERIKHVAVKTFEDEVKSLPIDEVIGEIIDIELDKRAISIFDVKPEHVFQRNQIARGHHLFAQANSLAVAVMNEELALTVKSELQFLRPVTAGQRIVAKAEVIDSHPEKNRAFVKVVSSVEQQTVFIGTFEMYRMTEQSEGDIE; encoded by the coding sequence GTGAAAAGACCAAAAAAACAACGGCAACAAGCGTTAAAAGACTCAATCAAAGAAAATCCTTTCGTCACCGATGAAGAATTGTCGGTAGCATTTGACGTTAGTGTGCAAACCATTCGATTAGATCGAATGGAGCTTGCTATTCCAGAGCTGCGCGAACGCATTAAACACGTAGCCGTGAAAACCTTCGAAGATGAAGTGAAATCTTTGCCAATCGACGAAGTGATTGGTGAGATTATTGACATTGAACTAGACAAAAGAGCGATTTCGATTTTTGATGTAAAGCCAGAACATGTTTTTCAACGTAATCAGATTGCCAGAGGTCATCATTTATTTGCACAAGCCAATTCGTTGGCCGTGGCAGTAATGAACGAAGAACTGGCATTAACGGTAAAGTCGGAACTGCAATTTTTGCGACCGGTAACTGCCGGGCAACGGATTGTTGCAAAAGCAGAAGTAATCGACAGCCACCCTGAAAAAAACAGGGCGTTTGTTAAAGTAGTTTCATCGGTAGAACAGCAGACGGTTTTTATTGGCACTTTTGAAATGTACCGTATGACAGAACAAAGTGAAGGTGACATAGAATGA
- the plsX gene encoding phosphate acyltransferase PlsX gives MKIAVDAMGGDHAPKEIIAGVYKALAEFTDVEIQLFGHQEKMQEFLKEHDRLTIVHCEEVITSEDDPVRSVKRKKDASMVRMAQAVKDGEADACVSAGNTGALMSAGLFVVGRIDGVDRPALAPTLPTIDGKGFVMLDMGANAEAKPEHLVQYAIMGSIYAEKVRGINNPTVGLLNIGTEEKKGNDLTKAAFPLLKEAPVHFIGNVESRDLLNGVADVVVTDGFTGNMVLKTIEGTAMNVFAMMKDVFMSSVKTKVAAFLVKDDLKGLKGMLDYSEYGGAGLFGLKAPVIKAHGSSNANALFNAIRQTRTMVEFDVTGTIYSTLKKETLHED, from the coding sequence ATGAAAATAGCAGTAGATGCAATGGGTGGAGATCATGCGCCAAAAGAAATTATTGCAGGTGTCTATAAAGCATTAGCAGAATTTACAGATGTTGAAATTCAATTATTTGGTCATCAGGAAAAGATGCAAGAATTCTTGAAGGAACATGACCGGTTAACAATCGTCCATTGTGAAGAAGTAATCACTTCAGAAGATGATCCTGTGCGATCGGTTAAACGAAAAAAAGATGCCTCGATGGTTCGGATGGCACAAGCTGTAAAAGATGGCGAAGCCGACGCTTGCGTATCTGCAGGAAATACAGGGGCTCTTATGTCAGCGGGTTTATTTGTTGTTGGCCGCATTGATGGGGTGGATCGTCCAGCATTAGCCCCAACTTTGCCAACTATTGATGGCAAAGGGTTTGTCATGCTTGATATGGGTGCCAATGCAGAAGCTAAACCGGAACATCTTGTGCAATATGCGATTATGGGCAGCATTTATGCTGAAAAAGTTCGCGGCATTAACAATCCAACAGTGGGTCTTTTGAATATCGGAACCGAAGAGAAAAAAGGCAATGACTTAACAAAAGCCGCTTTTCCATTATTAAAAGAAGCGCCAGTCCATTTTATTGGCAACGTTGAGTCACGTGATTTATTAAATGGTGTGGCTGATGTTGTGGTAACCGACGGCTTTACTGGCAATATGGTGTTGAAGACCATCGAAGGAACGGCAATGAATGTTTTTGCGATGATGAAAGATGTCTTTATGAGCTCAGTTAAAACAAAAGTTGCGGCTTTTCTTGTGAAAGATGATTTAAAAGGGTTGAAAGGCATGTTGGATTATAGCGAATATGGCGGCGCCGGATTATTCGGTTTAAAAGCACCCGTTATAAAAGCGCATGGTTCGTCAAATGCTAATGCCTTATTCAATGCGATACGCCAAACACGTACGATGGTTGAATTTGATGTAACGGGAACAATTTACAGTACGCTGAAAAAGGAGACTTTACATGAAGACTAA
- the fabD gene encoding ACP S-malonyltransferase, with protein MKTKIAFIYPGQGSQMVGMGESFLTDDTSRNFFESANQTLDLDLSKLMLEGPQEELTLTYHAQPALLTVSSMITERLIRAGIRPDYTAGHSLGEYSALVTSNVLEFPTAVNIVHKRGLFMNTAFPAGEGTMAAILGMESEELEKVTNEVTDTTGVVQLANLNCPGQIVISGTKAGVEQACIVAKERGAKRAIPLDVSGPFHSELMRSASQDLAKELSVSFLLDAKVPVVSNVTAKAETNATQIQDLLVRQLYSPVLWEQSVREMIDLGVTVFIEIGPGKVLSGLVKKIDRSVKTLPVYDLASFEKAVEELAK; from the coding sequence ATGAAGACTAAGATTGCATTTATCTATCCAGGCCAAGGGTCGCAAATGGTTGGAATGGGCGAAAGCTTTTTAACAGACGATACGAGCCGTAATTTCTTTGAAAGTGCCAACCAAACACTTGATTTAGATTTATCTAAGTTGATGCTAGAAGGCCCACAAGAAGAATTGACGTTAACCTATCATGCGCAACCAGCTCTTTTAACAGTTAGTTCAATGATTACAGAACGATTGATTCGAGCAGGGATTAGACCGGATTATACAGCGGGTCATAGCCTTGGCGAATATAGCGCGCTCGTAACTTCGAATGTGTTAGAATTTCCAACAGCGGTTAACATTGTACATAAGCGTGGATTGTTTATGAATACAGCTTTCCCAGCAGGAGAAGGGACAATGGCTGCTATTCTTGGTATGGAAAGTGAAGAACTTGAAAAAGTAACAAATGAAGTGACGGACACGACAGGTGTTGTGCAACTTGCTAACTTGAATTGCCCAGGACAAATCGTTATTTCGGGTACAAAAGCAGGAGTTGAGCAAGCGTGTATCGTCGCTAAAGAGCGTGGAGCTAAGCGTGCCATTCCACTTGATGTCAGCGGACCGTTCCACTCGGAATTGATGCGTTCGGCATCCCAAGATTTAGCGAAAGAACTGAGCGTTTCTTTCTTGTTAGATGCGAAAGTACCAGTCGTTTCAAACGTCACAGCAAAAGCGGAAACAAATGCGACACAAATTCAAGATCTTCTTGTTCGTCAATTGTATTCCCCAGTCCTATGGGAACAATCGGTGCGCGAAATGATTGATCTTGGTGTAACCGTATTTATCGAAATTGGCCCTGGGAAAGTATTGAGTGGATTAGTGAAAAAAATTGATCGCTCAGTTAAAACTTTGCCAGTTTATGACTTAGCGTCATTTGAAAAAGCGGTAGAGGAGTTGGCAAAATGA
- the fabG gene encoding 3-oxoacyl-[acyl-carrier-protein] reductase, with protein MSKLAGKTAIITGGSRGIGAEIARKFAADGAKVVVNYSGSQEKAEAVVADIEANGGTAIAVKANVSDAESVKAMVDETMKTFGSVDILVNNAGITRDNLMMRMKDDEWDDVININLKGVFICTKAVTRQMMKQRSGRIVNIASIVGVMGNAGQANYVAAKAGVIGLTKTTARELASRGITANAVAPGFITTDMTEKLSEDVQKAMMGQIPLGRFGAPEDVAKAALFLASDDASYMTGQTLHLDGGMVM; from the coding sequence ATGAGTAAACTTGCAGGGAAAACAGCCATTATTACTGGTGGATCTCGTGGAATTGGAGCAGAAATCGCGCGCAAATTTGCGGCAGACGGTGCAAAAGTAGTTGTCAATTATAGCGGTAGCCAAGAAAAAGCAGAAGCAGTAGTTGCGGATATTGAGGCTAATGGTGGTACTGCAATTGCAGTGAAAGCCAATGTTTCAGATGCTGAATCAGTTAAAGCGATGGTCGATGAAACGATGAAAACGTTTGGATCTGTTGATATTTTAGTGAATAACGCGGGTATCACACGTGATAATTTGATGATGCGTATGAAAGATGACGAATGGGACGATGTCATCAATATTAACTTAAAAGGTGTATTTATTTGCACAAAAGCAGTAACACGCCAAATGATGAAACAGCGCTCTGGCCGAATCGTCAATATTGCCTCAATCGTAGGCGTGATGGGCAACGCTGGACAAGCAAATTATGTTGCAGCAAAAGCGGGTGTCATTGGCTTGACGAAAACGACAGCGCGTGAACTAGCAAGTCGTGGAATTACAGCCAATGCTGTCGCTCCTGGCTTTATCACGACCGATATGACCGAAAAATTGAGTGAAGACGTTCAAAAAGCGATGATGGGACAAATTCCATTAGGCCGTTTTGGTGCACCAGAAGACGTTGCAAAAGCTGCGCTATTCTTAGCTTCGGATGATGCATCCTATATGACGGGCCAAACGCTTCATCTTGACGGCGGCATGGTCATGTAG
- a CDS encoding acyl carrier protein: MSTVLDRVTKVIVDRLGVEENEVKLEASFTGDLGADSLDVVELVMELEDEFDMEISDEDAENMNTVGDAVTYIEKKQA; this comes from the coding sequence TTGTCAACAGTATTAGATAGAGTAACGAAAGTAATCGTGGATCGTCTAGGTGTAGAAGAGAACGAAGTGAAACTTGAAGCTTCATTCACAGGTGACCTAGGTGCAGATTCATTGGACGTAGTAGAACTTGTTATGGAACTTGAAGATGAGTTCGATATGGAGATTTCTGACGAAGACGCTGAAAACATGAACACAGTAGGCGACGCAGTAACGTATATCGAGAAAAAACAAGCGTAA
- the rnc gene encoding ribonuclease III, translated as MAMNKKVNHQKTSTIKESVKASFEQLQKELNVSFNKPALLHQAFTHSSYVNEHRRKQFTDNERLEFLGDAVLELSVSHYLYTKYPQMSEGELTKLRAAIVCEPSLVLFANELNFGKYILLGKGEELTGGRTRPALLADVFESYIGALYLDQGLDPVVAFLETVLFPKVEIGAFSHVMDYKSQLQELVQQKNTGALNYEIIDEIGPAHSRVFVTRVSLADKELGVGNGRSKKEAEQQAAQLAIRKLQELAEE; from the coding sequence ATGGCCATGAATAAAAAAGTAAATCACCAAAAGACCAGTACCATAAAAGAAAGTGTCAAAGCGTCATTTGAACAACTGCAAAAAGAACTCAATGTTTCATTTAATAAACCTGCCTTATTGCATCAAGCTTTTACCCATTCATCCTATGTGAATGAGCATCGAAGAAAACAATTTACCGATAACGAACGTTTGGAATTTCTAGGGGATGCGGTATTGGAATTATCCGTTTCGCATTACCTGTATACGAAATACCCACAAATGAGCGAAGGCGAGTTGACAAAGTTGCGTGCAGCAATCGTTTGTGAACCTTCTCTGGTTTTATTTGCCAATGAACTAAATTTCGGTAAATATATCCTTTTAGGTAAAGGAGAAGAGTTAACAGGTGGAAGAACACGTCCAGCTTTATTGGCAGATGTTTTCGAATCGTATATTGGCGCTCTTTACCTAGACCAAGGATTAGATCCTGTTGTCGCATTTTTGGAAACGGTATTATTTCCAAAAGTGGAAATCGGTGCTTTTTCGCATGTGATGGATTATAAGAGCCAATTACAAGAATTGGTTCAACAAAAAAATACCGGAGCATTGAATTACGAAATTATTGATGAAATCGGACCAGCGCATAGCCGTGTATTTGTGACTCGTGTATCTCTTGCGGATAAGGAACTTGGCGTCGGTAATGGTCGATCGAAAAAAGAAGCGGAACAGCAGGCAGCTCAGCTGGCAATCCGTAAATTGCAAGAATTGGCGGAGGAGTAG
- the smc gene encoding chromosome segregation protein SMC, with amino-acid sequence MFLKRLEIMGFKSFADRIGIDFVPGVTAVVGPNGSGKSNVTDAIRWVLGEQSAKSLRGAKMEDVIFAGSDSRKPLNFAEVTLILDNTDGRVPLDYSEVSVTRRVFRSGESAYLLNKQNCRLKDITDLFMDSGLGKEAFSIISQGRVDEILNSKAEERRSIFEEAAGVLKYKQRKKKAEMKLNETDENLNRVLDILHELDGRMEPLQIQASTARDFLDMNEQLKDADIALLAHDASNLEQELNQLAQEAAVHSEKEQQIAAEITTKERAVAEIRQALAELDRKIDQAQNALVEASAETEKWQGRKLLMSEKKSNAHRQAQQLQSNLDAEKLENVLLQKKHNEQLVLLEERKIQRQKIRTTIKQLEEQLNRTPADIDNEIENCKSVYIDLMNEQATVKNELKNIGLQEQQLSESTGRITSQRADFELELSKLKSQKTHAEKNVADIRTLLEDKRQQYKNAEASYQLQKQSFDQKQAMLFQAYQSEKQLAARVGTLQELEADFSGFFQGVREVLMAREKGQLAGIRGAVAEIAQVEKTYAKAIETALGASSQHIVTENEQHAREAIDFLRKKRAGRSTFLPMTVMKSRKIPEHTLATVREHPAYVNMACELIDYDAQYAMIIENLVGNVIIAEDLKGATAIAKATGNRFRVVTLDGDIVNAGGSMTGGANKTQASFFTRKAELEQLLVQSAELKETIINAEKTVIKEQAEVKVAEESIQALKNEGEKYRDSEAESSTILREIEAVLKTTLERFHLFEAEQKNKEYDLTAITGRKEVASIRRESIVKELAAITVEIDELTLFKQQNQSARDQVLEKLAEQKSLDAVTKERLNQLTVSEAELFERLEKSNYKLQENQKELQWIQSEEAVKVYSDKEILQEIETWSTKKMHMLQTVEQTKKQRLGQQDTLTGLEEDLKEHQRIYKGYVEAIRIYEVKSTRLEVQIQSFITQLDTNYQLTLEQAKQFEMIDEEAVVRRKVKLLKQSIEELGPVHIGAIEEFEHVSDRHAFLTEQRNDLNEAKETLRTLIREMDGEMTSRFDDTFHAIRKQFQRVFKELFGGGSADLVLTDPQDMLRTGVEIIAQPPGKKLQNLSLLSGGERALTAIALLFAILNVRPVPFCVLDEVEAALDESNVVRYSQYLKKFSEDTQFIVITHRKGTMEGADVLYGITMQESGISKLVSVRLEEKT; translated from the coding sequence ATGTTTTTGAAGAGATTGGAAATCATGGGGTTCAAATCATTTGCTGATCGTATCGGCATCGACTTTGTACCTGGAGTAACCGCCGTTGTCGGACCAAATGGTAGCGGCAAAAGCAATGTTACCGATGCTATCCGTTGGGTGCTCGGAGAACAATCAGCAAAATCACTACGCGGTGCAAAAATGGAGGACGTTATTTTTGCTGGCAGTGATTCAAGAAAACCGTTAAATTTTGCAGAAGTTACGTTGATTTTAGATAATACGGACGGGCGTGTCCCTCTCGATTACAGCGAAGTCAGCGTAACGAGAAGGGTTTTTCGCAGTGGTGAAAGTGCCTATTTGCTGAATAAGCAAAATTGTCGATTGAAAGATATTACAGACTTGTTTATGGATTCTGGATTGGGTAAAGAAGCCTTTTCCATTATTTCGCAGGGACGAGTAGATGAAATTCTGAATTCAAAAGCAGAAGAACGTCGATCTATATTTGAAGAAGCTGCAGGTGTGTTGAAATACAAGCAGCGGAAGAAAAAAGCTGAAATGAAACTAAATGAAACCGATGAAAACCTTAATCGTGTATTGGATATTTTACATGAATTGGATGGTCGTATGGAGCCGCTTCAAATTCAAGCCTCCACTGCACGCGATTTTTTGGATATGAACGAACAATTAAAAGATGCCGATATCGCCTTGTTGGCTCATGATGCCAGCAACTTGGAGCAGGAACTCAATCAACTAGCGCAAGAAGCAGCAGTTCATTCAGAAAAAGAGCAGCAAATAGCTGCAGAAATTACGACGAAAGAGCGTGCAGTCGCTGAAATTCGTCAAGCGCTCGCAGAGTTGGATCGCAAAATAGATCAAGCGCAAAATGCTTTAGTTGAAGCGAGTGCCGAAACGGAGAAATGGCAAGGACGCAAACTGTTGATGTCCGAGAAAAAAAGCAATGCTCATCGCCAAGCGCAGCAATTACAAAGTAATTTAGATGCGGAAAAACTAGAAAATGTTTTGCTTCAGAAAAAACACAATGAGCAGTTGGTGTTATTAGAAGAACGCAAAATACAGCGTCAAAAAATACGGACGACGATTAAACAACTTGAAGAGCAGTTGAACCGAACTCCGGCCGATATCGACAACGAAATTGAAAATTGCAAGTCGGTCTATATCGATTTGATGAACGAGCAGGCAACAGTCAAAAACGAGCTTAAAAATATTGGTTTGCAAGAACAACAACTGTCAGAATCAACCGGACGAATTACTTCGCAACGGGCTGACTTTGAGTTGGAACTATCGAAATTGAAAAGCCAAAAAACGCATGCAGAAAAAAATGTTGCAGACATTCGTACCTTGTTAGAAGACAAGCGTCAGCAATATAAAAACGCGGAAGCTTCTTATCAACTGCAAAAGCAATCATTTGATCAAAAGCAAGCGATGCTGTTTCAAGCCTATCAGTCTGAAAAACAGCTTGCGGCTCGCGTTGGTACCTTACAGGAACTTGAAGCCGATTTCTCAGGGTTTTTTCAAGGTGTCCGTGAAGTATTAATGGCACGTGAAAAAGGCCAGCTAGCAGGCATTAGAGGAGCAGTTGCTGAAATTGCGCAAGTAGAGAAAACTTATGCTAAGGCCATTGAAACGGCATTAGGTGCTTCAAGTCAGCACATTGTTACAGAAAACGAGCAGCATGCTAGAGAAGCCATTGATTTTCTTCGTAAAAAGAGGGCGGGACGTTCTACTTTCTTACCAATGACTGTCATGAAATCGCGGAAGATCCCAGAACATACATTGGCTACTGTGCGGGAGCACCCAGCCTATGTGAATATGGCATGCGAATTAATCGATTACGATGCACAGTATGCGATGATTATTGAAAATTTAGTAGGCAATGTCATTATCGCTGAAGACTTGAAAGGCGCGACAGCGATTGCTAAAGCAACCGGCAATCGCTTCCGTGTCGTAACCTTAGATGGCGATATCGTGAACGCCGGTGGATCGATGACAGGCGGTGCTAACAAAACCCAAGCTTCATTCTTCACGCGAAAAGCTGAACTTGAGCAATTGCTTGTGCAATCAGCAGAGTTAAAAGAGACCATCATAAACGCTGAAAAAACAGTAATCAAAGAACAGGCAGAAGTGAAAGTGGCAGAGGAATCCATTCAAGCCTTGAAAAATGAAGGGGAGAAATACCGGGATTCAGAAGCGGAAAGTTCGACCATTCTTCGTGAAATTGAAGCTGTTTTAAAGACAACGTTAGAGCGTTTCCATCTTTTTGAAGCAGAACAAAAAAACAAAGAATATGATTTGACAGCCATTACTGGACGAAAAGAAGTAGCATCTATACGCCGTGAGAGCATCGTAAAAGAATTGGCTGCTATTACCGTGGAAATTGACGAACTCACGCTGTTTAAGCAGCAAAACCAATCAGCACGTGATCAAGTTTTGGAGAAATTAGCAGAACAAAAGTCGTTAGATGCTGTAACAAAAGAACGCCTCAATCAATTAACAGTGAGTGAAGCGGAGCTTTTTGAGCGACTCGAGAAAAGCAATTACAAACTGCAAGAAAATCAAAAAGAGTTGCAATGGATTCAGTCAGAAGAAGCAGTAAAAGTGTATTCAGACAAGGAAATTCTGCAAGAAATTGAGACCTGGTCAACGAAAAAAATGCACATGTTGCAAACGGTTGAGCAGACAAAAAAACAACGCTTAGGACAGCAAGATACCTTAACTGGTTTGGAAGAAGATTTAAAAGAACACCAACGTATTTATAAAGGCTATGTGGAAGCGATTCGAATTTATGAAGTCAAATCAACACGGTTAGAAGTTCAAATTCAAAGTTTTATTACCCAGCTTGACACCAATTATCAGCTGACACTAGAGCAAGCAAAACAGTTTGAAATGATTGATGAAGAAGCCGTTGTTCGTAGAAAAGTTAAATTGCTGAAACAATCTATTGAAGAATTAGGGCCTGTCCATATTGGTGCAATCGAAGAATTTGAACATGTCTCTGACCGCCATGCCTTTTTAACAGAGCAACGTAACGATTTAAACGAAGCGAAAGAAACATTGCGAACATTAATTCGGGAAATGGACGGAGAAATGACTAGTCGTTTTGACGATACTTTTCATGCCATTCGCAAGCAGTTCCAACGGGTCTTTAAAGAGTTGTTTGGTGGGGGCTCTGCTGACTTAGTATTGACAGATCCGCAAGATATGTTGAGAACAGGTGTAGAGATTATTGCTCAGCCACCTGGTAAAAAGTTGCAAAATTTGAGTTTGCTATCTGGTGGAGAACGTGCACTTACAGCGATCGCTTTATTATTTGCGATTTTGAATGTGCGTCCTGTACCCTTCTGTGTGCTTGATGAAGTCGAGGCGGCGCTTGATGAATCGAATGTCGTGCGTTACAGTCAATACCTGAAGAAATTCAGCGAAGATACGCAGTTTATCGTCATTACACATCGTAAAGGGACAATGGAAGGTGCCGACGTTTTATATGGCATCACCATGCAAGAATCTGGGATATCGAAACTGGTTTCGGTCAGGCTCGAAGAAAAAACCTGA
- the ftsY gene encoding signal recognition particle-docking protein FtsY: MSFFKKLKDKFAGNTEAEESTEKYKEGLAKTRIGFTSKINDLVAKYRKVDEDFFEELEEILLQADVGFETVIELMDDLRFEVQRKNVKDTSNVQSVISEKLVEIYEAGEAEINEINFVEGLTVILMVGVNGVGKTTTIGKLAHRFKNEGKTVMLAAGDTFRAGAIEQLDVWGKRVGVDVIKQSEGSDPAAVMYDAVRSAKSRGVDVLICDTAGRLQNKVNLMNELQKVHRVISREIPGAPHEVLLALDATTGQNAMLQAQTFKEVTDVTGIVLTKLDGTAKGGIVLAIRNKLKIPVKFVGLGEKLDDLQPFDAQKYVYGLFAEGLDKEQELEDAKADK; encoded by the coding sequence ATGAGTTTCTTCAAAAAACTAAAAGATAAATTTGCTGGCAATACTGAAGCTGAAGAATCAACTGAAAAATACAAAGAAGGATTAGCCAAAACCCGTATTGGTTTTACATCAAAAATCAATGATTTGGTAGCGAAATACCGAAAAGTCGATGAAGACTTTTTTGAGGAACTAGAAGAAATTTTGTTGCAAGCGGATGTCGGTTTCGAAACGGTTATTGAGTTAATGGACGACTTGCGTTTTGAAGTGCAACGGAAAAACGTAAAAGATACGTCAAATGTCCAATCCGTTATTTCGGAAAAACTGGTGGAAATCTATGAAGCTGGTGAAGCAGAAATCAATGAAATCAATTTTGTTGAAGGATTGACGGTCATTTTGATGGTTGGAGTTAACGGTGTTGGCAAAACTACCACTATCGGAAAACTCGCTCATCGTTTCAAAAATGAAGGCAAAACCGTTATGCTTGCGGCAGGTGATACATTCCGTGCCGGTGCAATCGAGCAATTGGACGTCTGGGGCAAGCGAGTTGGCGTGGATGTGATTAAACAAAGTGAAGGGTCAGACCCAGCAGCGGTTATGTATGACGCTGTACGTTCCGCTAAATCCCGCGGAGTGGACGTGCTTATTTGCGATACGGCAGGACGTCTGCAAAACAAAGTCAATTTGATGAACGAACTGCAAAAAGTTCATCGTGTTATTTCGCGTGAAATTCCCGGTGCGCCTCATGAAGTATTACTGGCACTTGATGCTACGACCGGTCAAAATGCTATGCTCCAGGCACAGACATTCAAAGAAGTTACCGATGTTACGGGCATTGTTCTAACAAAACTAGATGGGACAGCAAAAGGCGGAATTGTCTTGGCGATTCGCAATAAATTAAAAATTCCTGTGAAATTTGTAGGCCTTGGTGAAAAACTAGATGACCTGCAACCTTTCGATGCGCAAAAATACGTTTACGGCTTGTTTGCTGAAGGATTGGATAAAGAGCAAGAATTGGAAGATGCTAAAGCAGACAAGTAA
- a CDS encoding putative DNA-binding protein produces MGLEKTTRMNYLFDFYQELLTPKQRSYMMLYYLDDHSLGEIAEEYHITRQAVYDNIRRTEAMLEEYERKLQLFEKFQKRQQLVSSFEKQPFTEERVQQFLGELKEWD; encoded by the coding sequence ATGGGACTAGAAAAAACAACACGTATGAACTATTTGTTTGATTTCTATCAGGAGTTACTGACGCCAAAACAGCGTAGCTATATGATGCTGTACTATTTAGACGACCATTCACTGGGCGAAATTGCCGAAGAATACCATATCACCCGTCAGGCAGTTTACGATAACATTCGCCGGACAGAAGCAATGCTAGAAGAATATGAACGCAAGTTGCAGCTATTTGAAAAGTTTCAGAAACGGCAGCAACTGGTTTCGTCATTTGAAAAACAGCCATTCACAGAAGAGCGCGTCCAGCAATTTTTGGGCGAACTAAAGGAATGGGATTAG
- the ffh gene encoding signal recognition particle protein has product MAFEGLSERLQGTMTKIKGKGKVNEADVKEMMREVRFALIEADVNLKVVKEFVKKISERAIGQDVMDSLTPGQQVVKIVKDELTELMGGEERKIEFSTKQPTVIMMVGLQGAGKTTTTGKLANLLRRKHNRKPLLVAADVYRPAAIQQLETIGKQLSLPVFSKGTDMSPVEIARQAIEHAKAEHLDTVIIDTAGRLHVDEALMQELKDIRALKEPDEIFLVVDSMTGQDAVNVAQNFDAAIGITGVVLTKLDGDTRGGAALSIRSVTQKPIKFVGMGEKMDALEAFHPERMASRILGMGDMLSLIEKAQSNVDEVKAKELEEKFRTSTFTFDDFLEQMTQVKQMGPLDEILKMLPGANKIKGLENAKVDEGQMDRVEAIIYSMTKKEKTTPEIINANRKKRIAKGSGTNIQDVNRLLKQFEDMKKMMKQMSGMNTKKGRKKMGMPGLDSLFK; this is encoded by the coding sequence ATGGCATTTGAAGGTTTATCCGAACGCCTGCAAGGGACGATGACTAAGATAAAAGGTAAAGGTAAAGTCAACGAAGCAGACGTTAAGGAAATGATGCGTGAAGTTCGTTTCGCCTTGATCGAAGCGGATGTCAACTTAAAAGTAGTGAAAGAATTCGTCAAGAAAATCAGTGAACGAGCGATTGGACAAGATGTCATGGACAGCCTAACACCAGGACAACAAGTCGTTAAAATCGTTAAAGATGAACTGACAGAATTGATGGGTGGCGAAGAGCGGAAAATCGAGTTTTCTACAAAACAACCGACCGTCATTATGATGGTTGGTTTGCAAGGTGCCGGTAAAACGACAACCACGGGAAAACTCGCTAATTTGTTGCGCAGAAAACACAATCGTAAACCGCTACTCGTAGCGGCCGATGTTTATCGTCCGGCCGCGATTCAGCAGTTAGAGACGATTGGTAAGCAGTTATCGCTTCCGGTTTTTTCTAAAGGGACAGACATGTCTCCTGTGGAAATTGCGCGTCAGGCAATTGAACATGCGAAGGCAGAGCATTTGGATACGGTCATTATTGATACAGCAGGGCGTTTGCATGTCGATGAGGCGTTGATGCAGGAATTGAAAGATATTCGTGCGCTTAAAGAGCCAGATGAAATTTTCTTGGTCGTCGATTCTATGACAGGACAAGATGCTGTCAACGTGGCCCAAAATTTTGATGCAGCCATTGGCATCACTGGCGTCGTTTTAACGAAGCTTGATGGTGATACACGAGGCGGTGCGGCATTATCCATTCGTTCTGTCACTCAAAAACCGATTAAATTTGTCGGGATGGGTGAAAAAATGGATGCGCTTGAAGCTTTCCACCCCGAACGTATGGCGTCACGAATACTTGGCATGGGCGATATGCTGTCGCTCATTGAAAAAGCGCAGTCAAATGTTGATGAAGTAAAAGCAAAAGAGTTAGAAGAAAAGTTCAGAACTTCTACTTTTACTTTTGATGATTTTCTTGAACAAATGACACAAGTCAAACAAATGGGACCATTGGACGAGATACTGAAAATGTTGCCAGGTGCCAATAAAATCAAAGGGTTAGAAAACGCAAAAGTCGATGAAGGCCAAATGGATCGCGTAGAAGCGATTATCTATTCGATGACAAAAAAAGAGAAAACCACTCCCGAAATCATTAATGCCAATCGAAAAAAACGAATTGCTAAAGGGTCGGGGACCAATATTCAAGATGTCAACAGACTGCTAAAACAGTTTGAAGACATGAAGAAAATGATGAAGCAAATGTCTGGTATGAACACGAAAAAAGGAAGAAAAAAAATGGGAATGCCGGGCCTA